Proteins encoded together in one Penaeus vannamei isolate JL-2024 chromosome 11, ASM4276789v1, whole genome shotgun sequence window:
- the LOC138859159 gene encoding protein SpAN-like, with protein MMVLCTCRPLDGFQEVYKGKLSVIWYAGLSQDASTATHFRMSATGLLLLGVVAAVGGANVFPEPRLDTLPCGTTTMNPGERVAIQSPNFPQNYDTDYRCQYEITCNPMESTYLEFICPSFELESSTDCLNDRLVVTYHGSREEKCGTDSPDGTITSDGWTRLTFASNAATTAPGFRCYIWCREQTTTTSTTTSTTTTSTTTTTPTTTTTTTTPTTTTSTTTTPTTPTTPVC; from the exons ATGATGGTCTTG TGCACATGTCGACCGCTAGATGGCTTTCAAGAGGTATATAAGGGGAAACTGTCCGTCATTTGGTATGCTGGTTTGTCCCAGGACGCATCTACAgccac ACACTTCAGGATGTCAGCCACCGGACTTTTGCTGTTGggcgtggtggcggcggtgggcggggccAACGTGTTCCCCGAGCCCCGTCTGGACACGCTGCCCTGCGGAACCACCACCATGAACCCCGGCGAGCGAGTGGCCATCCAGTCGCCCAACTTCCCCCAAAACTACGACACGGACTACAG GTGCCAATACGAGATCACCTGCAACCCCATGGAGTCCACCTACCTGGAGTTCATCTGTCCTTCCTTCGAACTGGAATCCTCCACCGACTGCCTCAATGATCGCCTGGTGGTCACTTACCATGGCTCTCGCGAAGA GAAATGCGGCACCGACAGTCCTGACGGAACCATCACCTCCGACGGGTGGACGCGCCTCACCTTCGCCAGCAACGCCGCCACCACCGCCCCTGGCTTCCGCTGCTACATCTGGTGCCGCGAACAGACCACcacgacctccaccaccacttcaaccacaaccacatctaccactactactaccccaactactactacaactaccacaacccccaccacaaCTACGTCAACTACCACCACACCAACAACACCTACCACTCCAGTCTGCTAG